From the Entelurus aequoreus isolate RoL-2023_Sb linkage group LG13, RoL_Eaeq_v1.1, whole genome shotgun sequence genome, the window tccattcataggcgctggagcctatctcagctgcataaaaatagttttcatgtatGAAATTTAGTCTTACACATaaggctgccaattatggccaaaataataattaagattatttttatcaatattgaaatcatgattacggATTGTTAAACAGTGTTGGGGTGAGGTGTGAACGCaataccatcatgtaatttgtactgtctaataaaaaggctatagataaacgttatccatatatctaaatacaagtatttattttttgttcattaattATATCAACaatctttttgtcattacataatGCCTttgtctctatttttacattttgattgagaggtatttttatataatttatgtattttttctagttatgtacatttatatttacatgtacatgctgtatcgggacagatccattaagattttgagcagaaatatgtcgtttAGGAATTAACTatgcacaataaaacattaacaaaaagctatgtcacatgaatgctTTTTAAAGtagtacctttgtgacatgaaaaaaacacaagtagtgtaaaaaaaacatggtgtttacttttcgATATCAGTATAAAACTAAAAGCAGTTTGACTAATGAAGATgtagtctaataaacaagctttgttcttctccaacacctcctagtggttcagtacaacagtttggccaacaaaaataaacaggagctATCCTTCCCACatcaaatacacaatcttcacagcctgcattaagtttgatgagatgacaaaacattatacaggcatgtgatttcCATCTTTTTTCCctctgtaaaaatataataaaatattttccgtttttcttcgttATTTCTGACCTACGATGTGTGTTAAAAtgttgatccgtctctttgccatacatgccaacaactacggttttcccgtaatgattACGGCTGCcgtggtaaaaactacggttttccattaaaaatgattaacttaaaaatcgaagctacgtagcgaagcaactccacgggcaggggacaaaatatacgggaaacatcCATAATGAtttgttggtttacgtataagaacatccatgattggttggttggtttactatgatgagtcacgatttttatttaattaaattaatttaatttgagttgtttaccatgtaagcccaaatcaaaactgctctcgacatggaataCGTGAAATACACATTttagaacacacatgattgtagcagacgtgatgacttttgctacagtatagcctgtctaaatgctaaatTTCATTTCCattggtgttttagaacaagacaatagctgacattttgttcattatttctactctttatatttaacattgaatagttgaataatTTTGAAACATATACACCATGACTGcaaaatatttgttatttcatgctataaatcacgaATGgttattcagataaaggaagttagctaatagaataaacattgcttgtactctttatgatttttgcatttgaagcggttagaagtggagagggagtcgaagagacagaaattggctacAAAATacaaggcagaatccactaaagcagaaacaaaaaggaaaatgcaagctgctcagaaatttgccaggaaggctcatgtcagagccatcaaagcaaaatgccaaagtaatgtgtgaatgaaccaaagtaatgtgtaaataatgtaaataactagatgaaccatctgtggctgtgaattgAACActtgtaaggttgtaaatactgtatagagtaggctaacccagtgtttttcaaccactgtgccgtggcacactagtgtgccgtgagatacagtctggtgtgccgtgggagattgtctaatttcacctatttgggttaaaaatattttttgcaaaccaataattatagtctgcaaatgatgtgttgttgttgagtgtcggtgctgtcttgagctcggcagagtaaccgtgtaatactcttccatatcagtaggtggcagcaggtagctaattgctttgtagatgttggaaacagctggaggcagtgtgcaggtaaaaaggtgtctaattcttaaaccacaaataaacaaaaggtgagtgcccctaagaaaaggcatttaagtttagggaaggctatgcagaacgaaactacaaccgaactggctacaaagtatacaaactatgtatttttttgtatttagtgtatttagtgtattagattctgcaactagtgtttggatcccactgtacgcaatatctgaagagcatggaaaaaagcatttcactgtggtgtactctgcatgtgacgaataaaaccttgaaccttgaaccttgaaaggaaacaaaaatgaatgctggacgacagcaaagacttactgtggagcaaagacaggaaaataccaaaacaagagaaaaagccaccaaaataggagcgcaagacaagaactaaaacactacacacaggaaaacagcaaaaaaatacaaataagtcagggtgtgatgtgacaggtggtgacagtacacctactttgagacaagagctatactgatgcatgcttggttatggtttaaagtcatacccaacaattgcgacaacgactttttactgtcaactgagattcgttttttaatgatttctgctggtaagtaagtaagtaagtacccatgatattcacacacactattggtgtgcctccggattttttcaacgcaaaaaatgtgcctttgctcaaaaatggttgaaaaacactgggctaacccatgtggttcctgtggatgtgaacacaagttgtaattactgtagtaacTAAATAGCATAGTGACagaaacagacatagtgattcatttggatgaatggggtattatgtatttatgtaaactctgttgataatttttaaattctttaaacactaaagcATATTTTAATGTTGCTTTTTTTTGCCAAActttgcatgttcaattgctgaaaacTATGAGCTTCGGAGTGTGGGTGTGGCTTCTTTATTGGACTtcctcttcattagccaaactgctttgtgttttattttgatatcaaaaagtaaacgccatgtttttttttacattacttgtgttttgttcatgtcacaaaggtattactttaaaaaaaagcattcatgcaaagtctactatatgacacctgcaaatgagactcaacaAAACACGATATAAAACCTGCCCGGCACAATTATCATAACATGTTActtagggaaaaaaaagaaggttTGATTAATAAACAATTGACATTTATGaaaacatgaacacacacagaagtacagaaaattggtaccggtatcaattcTCAGGTACTGGGAACCGGTACTGTTTCAATTCAATTGTGAAATGTATGCCTATGTTTAGATGTTTGAATCGGCAAGATGTATGGTTTTGTAATACAACAAAAAACAGCAACAGAAGCGAGATAAGCCTACCCTGCACCTCAGACACCGCAATTTAACAGCGCAccttttaatttaaaataaaatttaatatgTAAGGGTCCCAGCTCCatctctccatcagtttgggggcTTTGGCCTGGAAAACGCTGAAGACCCCTGCTTTATAtaatgaaaaaattataaaaccaAACAGATGTAATGCTAAATTTGACTCTCCCACATTGTTTGCATCAGATGAAAATAGCAACCAGAGCTTCCTGTCTGACGTCTATCATGCCAAGATGGACAACAACAGCAACAGCACCTCCAGCTCACAGCAGGTCAGCCCTCCTCATACCTCGAACCTCCGAACTGAAGACTCTCAACCGCCAATGCTCGGCCAAGAGATTGTGGATGGTAAGTCATTGACTTGCTTTTTCATGCATTGGTGTTCACTCAAAATTATTACAGTGGAACTTCGatgtacgaacttaattggttcttgaacagggtttgtaaacaGAAAAGCCTGCATAGTGAAACGAATGTCTCCatcaagaaacaatgtaaacatggatAATGGGTTTgaaccttgacaaaagtccatatttttgtaaaagtttgtatactttgaacacaatataaagcactATAAAGCACTGTGTtttaaacaaacataacaaggaggtgatggatcCACTATCTATTTCATAACAATgccaaaacaacaactagctgaactgcttacacgcacacactgtcactagccctgtggtgcccccacagtttgaaatcacaaagctCCTCAACTTTAACAGGCAGGTCGCTGTTATTGggaatacaaaacaaatacaaatacaatacaaatCCACCAGAAAATGATTAGCCCGCCCACAATgactgtgctgccgggcacaaaatggtgGCGCTGCGAGGCACACAACGGGCGGAATAAATGTGCATACACTGACATAAAAGCTGGTGGTTCGTAAATCAAAAGgtttgtacaatgaggggttcgtaaatcaaggttccactgcatttatttttaaatttcttcAATGCTAATccttcatttaaaaacaaaatgttgacACCTAACAAATCCAGAACCAGTTCACTCTGGACAGGATGGAGCAGATGAGCCTCCAACTCTGATTAAGGAAGATCTTCTATCATCAGGCACTGGCAGACGGAGCGCCCCAGACACACAGGTTAAACATCAATCAGCATTCTTCTTTATTACTTTATGTCAAAActaggcttgtacggtataccagtactaataaagtacggcggtactaatgaattaataaTGGTactatatagggatgtccgataatggctttttgccgatattccgatattgtccaactctttaattacagataccgatatcaaccgataccgatatatacagtcgtggaattaacacattattatgcctaatttggacaaccaggtatggcgaaaataaggtccttttttaaaaaaaataataaaataagataaataaattaaaaacattttcttgaataaaaaagaaagtaaaacaatataaaaacagttatatagaaactagtaattaatgaaaatgagtaaaattaactgttaaaggttagtactattagtggaccagcagcacgcacaatcatgtgtgcttacgggctgtatcccttgcagactgtattgatatatattgatatataatgtaggaaccagaatattaataacagaaagaaacaacccttttgtgtgaatgagtgtaaatgggggagggaggttttttgggttggtgcactaattgtaagtgtatcttgtgttttttttatgttgatttaatttaaaaaaataaaaaataaaaaaaaaccgataccgataataaaaaaaaacgataccgataatttccgatattacattttaaagcatttatcggccgataatatcggcaggccgatattatctgacatctctagtaCTATAGTTTACTACCggtatacaatattttttttacggaCAATGTCACGTCGACacctcgtgacattgctggtaatacgAGCAGAGGCACATGTtcggcaacacacacacacagagtacttacaagcagtcaCAGTGATGAAGCAATGGAAGCATTTTGGCTTATAAAAACTAACAGTATAGGTGAAGCTCTAAACACTGAAGCACCACTCTGCacaaggtgctttaaaacatggctagctagctagcagctaacgttcatccgcagtcggcagtattttagctatttctaaatcactaatccttgcttcCGTGGCGACCAATAATCTACGGTTCTTACAATTATCATTCCTAAAGAACGAGGAATAGTGAAACATTCTTTACttcacactgtaggaggatacactagctaaccgctaacagcgagctagcgctcctgaatttAAAGCTGCCAAGCCTCACGCTTTGAGTGTTAAAGTCACGCAATGTAACTCATTCTCGcgccacacttgacatttctTACTTTCCCCTTTCACTGCTCTATATAGATATTTTTTCCTCGCGGCTGGCCGTAGTTCAAGTAACTCTCATTGCCTGACTGAAATTACCAATCCTCGAACAATTTATGAATTATTGTGCCTAAATCTAGCCAACCACGGAAGGCACCACGCAACataaaccaatcagaagcaactCTGATTGGTTCACTTTGGGACTTTGTCGCTAAATCTAGTATCTTTGAACTCCTCTTAGTCACTTTCTTTCTCAAAAgggactagcgacaaatctagcgacttttttttagatgttttggTGACAAGAAAGCGCGTATCACTCTAATGTCCGCAAATTACAAGCGGTGCTGCAACATATTGTTGAAAATATGTCACTAGACCCTGGAGAACTTTAAGTATGACTAATATATGACCCTGTATTTACTTGCTATTGGATTGATACTAGATTTTGtactatcatccaaaactaatgaatccgaacaacagaagaataagtgataattacattttaacagaagggtagatagaacatgtttgaacagaaagtaatcagatattaacagtaaatgaacaagaagaagaataatCAATTTCCTACCACTTTTCCTtcaaaattttgacaaaataatggaatggaaaatgacacaatatgttgctgcatatGTCCGCAGtcaaattaggagcatttgtttgctttCTTACTACTCAAGGAgaagttttctagtatgttcTCCATGTTTTGTAATGCCAAAAGTGTTCTTagattacaataagaaacatatatttaatttatcataagatgttttgttaaaataaagccaaaaattattatttttttgtcgtgccctttattttgaaaagtaccaaaatacgttttggtaccggtaccaaaatattggtatcgggagaaCCCCTGTCTAAACTTGGCAAAAGTAATCTTTATATTCGTTATTTTCTTTCTACAGGAAGAATCGGATGAATCAGGAGCCCCTCCCTTGAAGAAGATTTGCAGTGGAGAAAATACCGTTTTAAGATAGTTGAGTTTACACATCAGCAAACAAAACGTATCCATAACTGCCCAACATTAAGGCTCTGGTGTATTCTTTATATACCCTCAACTGGCATTTCATTTTCTGTACAATCTTATCTTGGCTTCCAGCATATTCTTCTTTGTATTTTAAGTATGCTCGTCATTTTTTAAACTCTTTCTCCAGAGGAGGAATAATTTGAAGactattatttgttgtttttatgaaTTACAGTAAATCTACACATTTCAGAAATGGTTTCTACTAGAATGCAGGCGATAGAGATCTGTCCGAGGGAAGGGCtcatacagtaggaagggaattcatatggccccatttgtcccggtttacctgacacatgaaacgtgaacaATTAggggttgcactatccactttagccaccagacggcagtagaatgttgaatatcttaaaatgtgttttgtggcaatttcaactttgaccacagcgccaGTTGCTctgtagagtggtgctttccatcattttcagcagactgcattgcaaaatgattaacccctccctctcatgcgagatccacccaaGAACGggaccatatgaatcccttccctactgtgaaACAGTGTCACACCGCTGAGATCTTTAGTAGAGGGTCCATTGCCTTGCTTAAGAGCACGTCAGCAGGTGCACAACACAATTGAGTATTTGATGAATTGAGCTCTACCACATGATACAAAATTAAGCTAAAAAATAAGCAATTTGATGTGTTAAAAATGTTTCTCCTTTTAATCAGGGGAGTCCAGAGTGTGCAGCTTGTTTTTAATTGGGCATAGAGTATTCAACAAATTATTATTAATGAGATGTATTATATATTACACAAAATGATTTGTCACTTATATCACAAAGCTAAAATGTacatgttttgttcagatagcttaGCATTTATTTCCCTATATTGcatctttaatgcacaaaatgcAACTTGTATTTAAAGTTTAGACCAGGGATCA encodes:
- the bcl7bb gene encoding B-cell CLL/lymphoma 7 protein family member B-B isoform X2; its protein translation is MIHNTVKMSGRSGRAETRSRAKDDIKKVLAAIEKVRKWEKKWVTVGDTSLRIFKWVPVTETKQIYRSKSTAGGDVRGLKDVVLENTNSLPDFADENSNQSFLSDVYHAKMDNNSNSTSSSQQVSPPHTSNLRTEDSQPPMLGQEIVDEPVHSGQDGADEPPTLIKEDLLSSGTGRRSAPDTQEESDESGAPPLKKICSGENTVLR
- the bcl7bb gene encoding B-cell CLL/lymphoma 7 protein family member B-B isoform X1, coding for MIHNTVKMSGRSGRAETRSRAKDDIKKVLAAIEKVRKWEKKWVTVGDTSLRIFKWVPVTETKQIYRSKSTAGGDVRGLKDVVLENTNSLPDFADENSNQSFLSDVYHAKMDNNSNSTSSSQQVSPPHTSNLRTEDSQPPMLGQEIVDEPVHSGQDGADEPPTLIKEDLLSSGTGRRSAPDTQEESDESGAPPLKKICSGENTVLR
- the bcl7bb gene encoding B-cell CLL/lymphoma 7 protein family member B-B isoform X3; protein product: MIHNTVKMSGRSGRAETRSRAKDDIKKVLAAIEKVRKWEKKWVTVGDTSLRIFKWVPVTETKQIYRSKSTAGGDVRGLKDVVLENTNSLPDFADENSNQSFLSDVYHAKMDNNSNSTSSSQQVSPPHTSNLRTEDSQPPMLGQEIVDVHSGQDGADEPPTLIKEDLLSSGTGRRSAPDTQEESDESGAPPLKKICSGENTVLR